The nucleotide window GTGCGCCCTGTTCCGTTCGCTCTCTTCCCGTCGTTCGTCACTCTTCTCGTCACCGGCGTTTCTGACCTCTTCAGCCATTTCTCTCTTATCCCTGCTAAGATTCACTACtctctccttttcttcttttattttgggATTTCAGTTTaggtttttgctttttttcatgaatttgatggtgattttgattttttgaagttGGTGGCtgttgtttttgttaatggatATTTTGTTCTATGAATTTCTGATAATTGGTGGCtgttttttcattattttcatactttaatttttttatattccaTTAATTCTGAATTCTGATTTTATTAGCTGTTGTTTGTTGATGAGTTTATGCTATGCTATTctgtattaataatttatattttgtagaaTGAAAAATTCTGATTTGTTGCACCATTTACATATTGAATTATAACCCAAAACGGTGATACATGAATCAACTAAACATAAAGCTGATTCACCTTCTTATTGTGCTTAATTTATTGGTTGAGCTACTTTAGTACAAGGATTAAGTGTGTTTCAAGCCTCAAGTTTCAGGTTCTCTGTTTGTTGTAGTAAGTGTTAGTTATGAGTTTTGATTGCACTTAGGATTCAGTATAGTATTAGTTCTAAACTTAAGTGTTCACCAACTGTAATTTCTGACTTTAATATGTATGTACACGGATTTAAGAAAACTCCCCTTGCAGTGCAAAATGTGATTGATTGCATGTGGTTGGAAGAAAGTAATACATAGGTTTCAATCCTTGAGAGTGATGTAATTAGTAATTTGAAATTATGTTTTAATCCAAGTTAAagcatagatattttttttgggcattttgtctttaattattttctctatagattttttttcttgtaattcTGAAATTGGAATATATTATTCCCAGTGGTTCCTCCAAATTAAGTTATCTTGGCATTTGGATTGATTAGCTGAAGTTAGAAATAGTTAAAAGGTTAGCTGGCCAAAATGAGatgatgaaaaacaaaaaatactaagTGAGATCTTTAGAATATTGATTACTTAAGGGATGTAAAATAAGCAATCTGACTTCAAAAAATgaccaaaacacaagctctatAAACTGTTACTGCATGTGTATGTAATCCATAACATCACATGTttgatatttttctatattatagaaataattaatgatCATACTGTATGTAATCCATAACATCACATGTttgatatttttctatattatagaaataattaatgatCATACTGTATGTAATCCATAACATCACATGTttgatatttttctatattataGAAATGATTAAAGATCATACTATTTTCCTGAAGTTTATTTTCTGAGCCACAAATTAGTAGTATGCTGTTTCCTGGTGCGGgattaattatattgaattagAAAAGTACAATAACGAAAAAGTCACTTAATAATTTGTTTCTGAGCATTGGATACACTCTTCAGGTAAAAGTACTAATAACTCACACTACAAGAAACGTCGTTAAAATCGACGGCCAAATCGACGGCTTAGCCGTCGATAATATTGAAATTCGACGGCAAAATAAACGGGGCAGTTGGTCGCTATAACGCTTGTCGATTTTTTAAAATGCTAATAAAATCGACGGCTTTCATGGCCgtcgataataatttaataaaatcgacgttttttccgtctgtaatatGGGTGTGAGAATTTTACACTCTTAATAAAATCGACAACATTGCCGtcgatattattatttaaaatcgaCGTCTTCTTTGTCGATAAttgattcaataaaatcgaCAGCTTTTTTGTCGATATTTAActcaataaaatcaacaacACTTGATATTTAACTCAAAAAAATCAACAACACTGCTGTCTATAATATGTTTAATAAAATCGATGTTTGATATGTGCATGAATAAAATCGACAATTTTGCCGTCgatttaattgtttattttgtCTATATTAACTTTTAAAAGCGACAACTTTGCCGTCGATTTTAAtagttatatgttttattttttttttctatttgaaaaatagtaaaccgttaaacaaataaacttttaaatataaaaataaaatttaaacagaatattaaataacaagacaaataaacttttaaatataaaaataaaatttatactaaatattagataatgagtttacaaacttatcaaaataataaataacccTCTAACATAAAGACTCAAGACAAGATAAATAACTAAACTTAGATTTATATTCGTTTAAATTGCAATctactaataatacaaaatattcaaagtaaagtaattaaataaccTACTCATACTCGTCTAAATAATCATCTGAGTCATCAAAATCGTCAGAATCATCCTCCCTTTGAGAACTCTGTGGTTGTCCTGGTCGCTGCAGAATAGGTGGGAGTTTTCTACCTGGGGCTGGGGTTGGGACTGGGACTGGGGCTGGGGCTGTGCTTTTCTGAGAGCTTGGGAAAGTAAAAGGAGGAGGTGGGGGAACACGTGATCCAGAACTACTAGGACCCATGGCTCTCACATACTCAGTCAAACTACTCAACTGATGACTAAATTGATCCATCTGTGAGTTACTGGTGTTGAGATCCTCACGCAAGGATTCAACAGTCTGTTGCCACTCTCTTTTCTCCCTTTGGTAGCGGTCTTCAAGCTCTCTATATTTAGCGGCATGTTGTTCAACTTCCCTATTGAGTATTATGATTCGTTCTCTAAGATCCAAAACATCAGCGCTGGTGGTCGTGGTTGGCCCATCAACTCGAGGCCGCACCATGGAAGAGTCCCTTACCTCACCCATACCATATACCCTACCTCTTCGTTTTCCACCCACTGTCTCAATCCATATGCTTTCCTCAGAGACAGGCGGTGGATCAGTTACACCAGCCTCTATAGCAGCCTGCCGCTCTTGCTCAGCCTGAAACATACGCTCTTGAAATATATCCTACAATGAGGAGAAATGATTGATAAACTGCTATAAGTATTAATAAGGCATAACAATTAGATAACAAAATAGTTACAATTAATAAAGGCAAGTTACCTTTGTCTTTCGAGAGTGTTCATCAACCCATTGAGTCCTATCCTCTTTGCGAGTATGAGTGTGCTAAAAAAACTCATCCATACGTGATGGTCTTCCAAGCGAATGATTCTACATAATGAGAGAAATAATATGACACACTGTCACTGATTGAGGAAAAAATTGCATATAGTACTGTTGCATAATGaggaaaaaatagttaaaaagcAGAATAAAAGCAAAATCATAATAGAACAAGCTCATTTTATTTAAAACCTCAATGGGAGACGTGACAATAAGAAGCTAGACATGGTTTAATGGACTTCAAGATCACAATCAGTGGTCAAAACTCACATTTAGTTGCAACTTAATAATCCATCAAGCTCATTTTGTTTCAATAAATCATAACACAAGCAGAAATAACAGCATGCAGTGTATGGACAAGGGATTATAATTGATGAACCATGACCTTCAAAACTTAGATATTCCAATAAGAAAATTAACACTGCTGTGAGTTTTTTCTTACTTGTTTGGCCTTAAGAAATTTTCAGAACAGCAAATATCAAAGTAAAGATTATCTTTAAGTAAAAAAGAGGGTTCTATAAGCAACTTACCAAGCGTAATCTCGCTTCTGGAAAGGTGGTGCCTCCTGCAGTATGAAGGGAAGTACCTCGAGTTGATTTTCTGGCAGCTGTATTTCTTGTCTGTAATTGTCTATAGGCATCAGTGTTCCAACGTCTCATCAATTCACCAAGAACTTCTGGTGGGATCCAATATGGACGGGCACCTTTTTTGCGAATGGCATGGAGCATACCTCGCAAGCGCTTGGCAGCCCTAAACCTCCAAGCTTGATAGATATCATCCTCCTCCGTATCAATAATGTCAAAgcatttctatttaaaaaaaatcattggaATAAAATTTAGCCTCTGAACAGATACAAATTTTAGGAGTGATATAAAGGTGACTTCATGTTCAATGTAGGAGTTGGTaatctattaattaaaaatgtgGCAGTGAGGAAGGtatcttttacttttcataacTGGAAGAAACACAgcaaattttttacttttcataaCTGGCAACCATCGAATTTTTGAGACTACCAAAAATTCAAGAGTTTCTATCCAGGaactaaagaaataaaatttccaGCACTGAACAACTTGTCTATTAAATAGGGTttataaagaagaaataatttAATGTTGATTCATGGCAAGGACTATGGCTCTAAACAGAGTttataaagaagaaataatttaatgataaaatggCAAGATC belongs to Arachis duranensis cultivar V14167 chromosome 8, aradu.V14167.gnm2.J7QH, whole genome shotgun sequence and includes:
- the LOC107461458 gene encoding uncharacterized protein LOC107461458, which produces MFQAEQERQAAIEAGVTDPPPVSEESIWIETVGGKRRGRVYGMGEVRDSSMVRPRVDGPTTTTSADVLDLRERIIILNREVEQHAAKYRELEDRYQREKREWQQTVESLREDLNTSNSQMDQFSHQLSSLTEYVRAMGPSSSGSRVPPPPPFTFPSSQKSTAPAPVPVPTPAPGRKLPPILQRPGQPQSSQREDDSDDFDDSDDYLDEYE